In the Cryptococcus neoformans var. neoformans JEC21 chromosome 1, complete sequence genome, one interval contains:
- a CDS encoding kinesin family member 21A, putative produces MSLSRRQSIAPPSPLSPSSITRPNSSAGQSTFGHTRASLSSDASSIAAGAKETPNTLENRNVKVVLRIRPSDPDDPSIPPRFRSVLVHPTSKSDIRVDVDPAALTGHGPSISTGGKKYSSFSFDYVLGESAQQTDLYQCTAGESVDEFMKGHNVTFLAYGQTSSGKSYSMGTTGDNIDYSGTEFTPRTGLIPRTVQSIFERAEDNKQKSGPGASWEARLSFLELYNEEIIDLLSGAGISISIREERDGRIVWSGVREVKVKSLSEVMKLLQEGSTRRKTGETTMNATSSRSHAIFSITLVQKRPSNALSALSALGSETPTRQLRRPSSMIGFPASGPRSPTLPHSRSGPPSSFSRMTPSRPQSAINPSASTEEFVVITSKFNMVDLAGSERLKRTAAQGDRMKEGISINSGLLALGNVISTLSDPVKSRGHIPYRDSKLTRMLQDSIGGNALTTMIACISPIEANIGETLNTIKYASRARNIRNSAKVNQVEAGWDDVEYLQNAVLKLRKQVIALEAEGKESRVSEDGLKRSEKLTRRLAELQKEHTELYDRYLAKCSENMRLSSELKSRGPGDGDALTKFNETVEPVILEYEKVVSALNQQLEELRGEIALMNEMSEERSRLLQDAQERQLQSETYLAELRMRMVKLADRNASSEAYIQDLEAKLKTYADKEDTHILVATELKKEIAKLRESGTTSAKNVSELEARLTTSEALRENLATQVEKYERDAAIHEKAFRELEAHIAHLEAADHNKRLLEELAQKNSKITELEDQLKAKGQSHFEQKEKELSETVEDEQSTQKGLDSKFALSEIPSGSNTGPVAPPCERADASALAVGIDGPKTILDKEMPPSQADRESSQLEQLKKELKELSAKYSESETRIADLTAKISEASLVQGVTDDMVKVSQTTTEELSQTHNQDEDGVGRKGMAVSRAESNSSLDSDEEQTSMRRASLPLLSRSNISVKQGFRGGRGYLVSKGNRPQSLSQELFSAQSLATSPCAMWSQPVTKSLLSSPTVQVRPSSRSSQSLETELRFVHRVIDERDKELRDREAYILQLEKQLEIAVAHDILSRKTSAKINVEADMPQTPVTSGIQVYPRDVPLPPSPQAHFIPVMSVDMVHISEEDGESSETSKGRDYESSSVGVSPRSVERFKEVADSTNQCKNGDAKVAQQFRIEKLIKDMAEKEASQRRIIEQQFIQIADLQKTIKKLKEKLMEGDPYVVDIGSLWEERDVLIVEKAKQSCPIPSSASFPHSKESFASDAFALDRLRDEHAAELEALMAGHSQTTDMSQLEFTKRLETCQKEIEDNQITINTLRARIESVEREHRLSLTKWDQASKSKDIAHHDELESLKTMHSEVVASLEAAHTQALETLQAEQDFVSREMESSLSENEEQRRQLKMKADEALFELSRVRDERAVERYNDARQISELSENNARLENIKVELENANAELMATCAELTRKKTSELEQKSGRKAVVRPPQGPPPTVPLPPTPQGSFAVNGAVHADDVRGSIKLTVSSEQEQGGAKRQSESSEMLNEAGAQAVYDAAVAERDGLESEMEREREKIKEIEAKLEDEKVKVNNLALDLRASQKMANNLRVHLDEARQETKRSTAACREHVAELEARREQMGKISQDQRSQRDSLQAAQAQVASLKMQLERAVDNKVGKKGLRCF; encoded by the exons ATGTCCTTATCACGTCGCCAGTCCATCGCACCCCCCAGTCCTCTATCTCCATCCAGCATTACGAGGCCTAATTCTTCAGCCGGTCAAAGCACGTTTGGCCATACTAGAGCTAGTCTCAGTAGTGATGCGTCAAGTATTGCCGCAGGTGCTAAAGAAACTCCAAATACTCTAGAAAATAGGAACGTCAAAGTTG TGTTGCGTATCCGACCGTCCGATCCAGATGACCCCTCCATTCCTCCTCGGTTCCGATCGGTCCTCGTTCACCCCACTTCAAAGTCTGATATCCGGGTAGATGTCGACCCAGCTGCTCTCACTGGCCACGGGCCTAGCATCAGTACTGGTGGCAAGAAGTACTCTTCATTCAGCTTCGATTATGTTCTGGGAGAAAGTGCTCAACAAACGGATCTTTACCAATGTACGGCTGGAGAAAGCGTTGACGAGTTTATGAAGGGTCACAACGTCACCTTTCTAGC CTATGGCCAGACCAGTTCCGGCAAGTCATACTCTATGGGAACAACCGGTGACAACATTGATTATTCTGGTACTGAATTTACTCCTCGCACTGGGCTTATCCCCCGAACTGTGCAAAGCATTTTTGAACGAGCAGAAGATAACAAACAAAAGTCAGGGCCAGGCGCCTCATGGGAAGCGCGACTGAGTTTTCTTGAGCTGTATAACGAAGAGATCATAGATCTCCTATCCGGTGCAGGCATATCCATTTCCATCCGAGAGGAACGAGACGGCAGAATAGTCTGGTCGGGCGTGAGAGAAGTCAAGGTCAAATCATTATCTGAAGTGATGAAGCTGCTTCAGGAAGGATCTACTAGGAGGAAAACAGGAGAAACAACCATGAATGCCACGAGCTCTAGAAGTCATGCTATCTTCTCAATAACATTGGTTCAGAAGAGGCCTTCCAATGCCCTGTCTGCCTTATCTGCTTTAGGTAGCGAGACGCCTACCAGGCAACTTCGTCGCCCTTCGTCTATGATCGGCTTCCCTGCGTCGGGTCCTCGCTCAcccactcttcctcattctcgAAGTGGTCCACCTAGCAGCTTCAGCCGTATGACCCCCTCCCGACCTCAATCTGCTATCAATCCATCAGCCTCCACGGAGGAATTTGTGGTGATAACAAGTAAATTCAATATGGTAGATCTGGCTGGTTCAGAACGTCTCAAACGGACCGCTGCACAGGGTGACCGTATGAAGGAAGGCATTTCAATTAACAGTGGTCTTCTGGCACTTGGTAACGTTATTTCAACGTTATCTGATCCCGTCAAATCTCGTGGCCATATTCCTTACCGGGATTCAAAACTCACACGTATGCTTCAAGACTCTATTGGTGGGAATGCCCTCACCACCATGATCGCTTGTATCTCTCCCATTGAAGCCAATATTGGCGAGACCCTCAACACAATCAAGTATGCTTCTCGTGCCCGAAATATTCGTAATTCAGCCAAGGTGAACCAGGTTGAAGCCGGGTGGGATGACGTAGAATATCTCCAAAACGCTGTCCTCAAGTTGAGAAAGCAAGTAATAGCGTTGGAAgcagaagggaaggagagtaGAGTGTCAGAAGACGGTCTAAAACGAAGCGAAAAGTTGACTCGGAGGCTGGCTGAGTTACAGAAAGAGCATACTGAA CTGTACGACCGTTATCTGGCAAAATGCAGTGAGAACATGCGTCTTTCAAGTGAGCTAAAGAGCCGTGGCCCTGGCGATGGGGATGCTCTCACCAAATTTAATGAGACGGTCGAACCTGTCATTTTGGA ATACGAGAAGGTCGTTTCTGCTCTGAATCAACAGCTGGAGGAACTGCGCGGGGAAATT GCCCTTATGAACGAGATGTCTGAAGAGCGGAGTCGACTTTTGCAAGACGCCCAGGAAAGGCAACTGCAAAGCGAAACATACCTTGCTGAACTCCgaatgaggatggtgaaaCTTGCGGACCGGAACGCTTCGAGTGAAGCTTATATCCAAGACCTCGAAGCAAAGCTGAAAACTTATGCCGACAAGGAGGATACACACATTCTCGTTGCCACTGAGCtaaagaaggaaattgcCAAACTTCGAGAAAGTGGCACAACTTCAGCAAAAAACGTTTCAGAGCTTGAAGCACGGTTGACGACGTCTGAGGCTTTGCGCGAAAATCTTGCAACTCAGGTAGAGAAATATGAGCGGGATGCGGCTATTCATGAGAAGGCTTTTCGTGAATTAGAGGCTCACATCGCCCATCTTGAAGCAGCAGATCACAACAAGCGTTTATTGGAGGAGTTGGCTCAGAAGAACAGCAAAATCACGGAGCTTGAAGATCAGCTGAAAGCGAAAGGCCAATCCCATTTTGAacagaaggaaaaggaactGTCCGAGACcgttgaggatgaacaATCCACACAAAAGGGACTGGACTCGAAATTCGCATTGTCGGAAATTCCATCGGGTTCCAATACCGGACCTGTCGCGCCGCCATGCGAGCGAGCTGATGCGTCGGCTTTAGCTGTAGGCATTGATGGTCCTAAAACAATATTAGATAAGGAAATGCCTCCCAGCCAGGCGGATCGAGAGAGCAGTCAACTTGAACAACTCAAAAAAGAGTTGAAAGAACTATCGGCAAAATACTCAGAGTCTGAAACTCGCATTGCTGATCTCACAGCCAAAATTTCAGAGGCCAGCCTTGTTCAAGGCGTGACGGACGACATGGTCAAAGTATCTCAGACGACGACAGAAGAACTGTCGCAAACACATAACCAGGATGAGGACGGAgtaggaaggaagggcaTGGCTGTATCTCGTGCCGAATCCAACTCAAGCTTGGACTCGGATGAGGAACAAACCTCAATGAGAAGGGCGTCTTTACCTTTATTGAGCAGATCCAATATTTCTGTGAAGCAGGGTTTTcgaggagggaggggaTATTTAGTTTCCAAAGGGAACAG GCCGCAATCGCTCTCGCAGGAGCTATTCTCTGCGCAATCGTTGGCTACATCGCCGTGCGCCATGTGGAGTCAGCCAGTTACTAAGTCTCTCTTGTCGTCACCGACGGTGCAAGTCAGGCCGTCTTCACGATCATCTCAATCTCTGGAAACAGAATTAAGATTTGTACATCGT GTCATTGACGAGCGGGACAAAGAACTAAGAGACAGAGAAGCCTATATCCTACAACTGGAGAAACAGTTGGAAATTGCAGTCGCGCATGATATCCTCTCCCGTAAAACCAGCGCAAAAATAAATGTGGAGGCAGACATGCCACAAACACCAGTGACATCGGGCATACAGGTATATCCCAGGGATGTCCCCTTACCACCGAGCCCGCAAGCTCATTTTATACCGGTAATGTCAGTTGATATGGTGCATATATCAGAAGAGGACGGTGAGAGCAGTGAAACGTCGAAAGGTCGAGATTATGAATCATCATCAGTAGGAGTGTCGCCTAGAAGTGTGGAAAGGTTTAAAGAGGTGGCGGATTCGACAAATCAGTGCAAAAATGGCGACGCAAAAGTTGCACAGCAGTTTAGAATTGAAAAGTTGATAAA AGATatggcggagaaggaagcgtCGCAGAGAAGAATCATTGAGCAGCAATTCATTCAGATAGCTGACTTGCAAAAGACGATTAAGAAGCTAAAGGAAAAACTAATGGAGGGT GACCCTTACGTGGTCGATATCGGGAGCCTTTGGGAAGAACGTGACGTTTTGATTGTCGAGAAGGCCAAGCAATCGTGCCCTATCCCGTCTTCTGCGTCTTTTCCTCACAGCAAGGAGTCATTCGCCTCTGACGCTTTTGCGCTTGACCGTTTGCGCGATGAACATGCGGCAGAGCTTGAAGCCTTGATGGCTGGTCATTCGCAAACGACTGATATGTCACAGTTGGAGTTTACAAAACGGTTGGAAACATGCcagaaagagattgaggacAATCAGATCACTATCAACACGCTGAGGGCGAGAATTGAAAGCGTGGAGCGTGAGCATCGCTTGTCGTTGACGAAATGGGACCAGGCTTCAAAATCAAAGGACATTGCGCACCATGACGAGCTCGAGTCTCTCAAGACGATGCACAGCGAGGTGGTTGCGTCCCTCGAGGCTGCGCATACCCAAGCGTTGGAGACGCTACAGGCTGAGCAAGATTTTGTTTCGCGAGAAATGGAATCATCGCTGTCTGAGAATGAGGAGCAACGACGACAGCTCAAGATGAAGGCGGACGAAGCGTTGTTTGAGCTTTCGCGCGTTCGGGATGAACGCGCCGTTGAACGATACAATGACGCAAGACAGATATCCGAGCTTTCAGAAAACAATGCACGACTTGAGAATATCAAGGTTGAGCTTGAAAATGCAAATGCAGAGCTGATGGCGACTTGCGCCGAGCTGACAAGAAAAAAGACGAGCGAGTTGGAGCAAAAGTCTGGTCGCAAGGCTGTCGTACGCCCGCCTCAGGGGCCGCCACCGACTGTCCCTTTACCGCCCACCCCGCAAGGCTCTTTTGCTGTCAACGGTGCGGTCCATGCTGATGATGTTCGCGGGAGTATCAAACTGACCGTGTCGTCGGAACAAGAACAAGGAGGAGCAAAGAGGCAAAGCGAGTCATCTGAGATGCTGAATGAGGCGGGGGCACAGGCTGTATATGATGCCGCTGTGGCTGAGAGGGACGGGTTGGAGAgcgagatggagagagaaagggaaaagattAAAGAGATT GAGGCCAAGCTTGAAGACGAAAAAGTCAAGGTAAATAATCTAGCTCTTGACCTTCGAGCATCTCAAAAGATGG CGAACAACCTCCGTGTTCACCTTGATGAAGCGAGGCAAGAGACGAAGCGCAGTACGGCAGCATGTAGAGAACATGTGGCGGAACTGGAGGCGAGGCGTGAGCAAATGGGCAAAATCAGCCAAGACCAGCGATCTCAACGGGATTCATTGCAGGCCGCGCAAGCCCAGGTGGCTAGCCTGAAAATGCAGCTGGAAAGAGCGGTTGATAACAaggttgggaagaaggggttgAGG TGTTTTTAG